GATGTTCAAGAGTGATTGTGGAACATAATATGGAGAAGCAAAATGCAACGTGGCATGGCCAATAAAGCAATCTACTCTTGATTTCTGAAATgcgtgtgtatatatatatatgtgtgtgtgtgagtgtgTGTTATATGCAGAAATAGACACCATAAATATATTGTCAATGGTGGTCCTAAATCCTCCATGGTAGCCTTGAAAGTCAGCTGTTTGAGGGCATATTGGCAGAGTTTGGGGTATTgaaagccaaagccaaagcTAAAGCCAAAGCCGAAATTCAATATTGTATTAAATGCGGTGCAGtgtgaagaaaatgaagctTCTTGCCTAATAGAGCTCTCCTCTCCTCCCTCATGGAAACCATAGAGAAAGAAGGTCTCGTCCTTATCAAAATGGACAAAGACCTCAACAAGGGACAGTTTTTGTGTATTTTAAGCTTCAATGCATAGTTATCTGAACTCGAGGTCCCTTAAAAACAGAGAGATTTATTTTCGATGTTTTTTCCCTcttggtttttgtttctttcttcattttttgtaaGTCCACCCTTGACAGTTCACGTGCCATTCTCACcatcccaaaacaaaaacaaaaccaaaaccaaaggtgaatatgttttttttttaaaaaaaattcttgtgCAAGCGACGTTGGGAAACGAAGAATCGAACTTAGAACCGGAAATAGGGAATCAATCTTAAAACCTCGGATGCGAAGCTAATTGCTCTTAAACACTTGAAACTATAAGTTTCTTGTAAAGGTGAATATGTTAAGATAGAAAATGCGATAAAACTGCTTTCCCAAAAACTACTAAAAACCCAAGTGAAAACGAGAAAAGCAATTCTGTCTCTCTGCTCTGCAGGttcagagagaaagaaagaaagagttgGAAATTCATGTGGCATGGGCTGGCTTGGGTGGACGAGCCATGGCCACGCATGCAGTGAAAAAAGCTGATCTGGGTACACAACTCTGCCTCTTTCCAGCTCATTTTTACCATTCCCATTACAAATcaccaaacagaaaaaaataaaacccaccCACCTCttaaatacaatttaaaaagaagattaaaaaCTAAAGCTCTAACTAAACTGTTTCTCCTGATTATGGCATGGAGAATTAACCATTAATCACCATGAAGGAGAAGTACAAGGAGAACctgatgaagaggaagagaggcCATTGTTAGTATTGGAATCACTACCTGAAGTGCCTAATGACCTGGCATCTCTGAGAGGAACAGAGCAAGCCTCTGCAGGGAGCTTCTTCATTGGAGTTAGAGGAGGTGTGGTTGTTGGGCTTGAGGGACCAGAAGGGGTTGGTTGGGCAACCTCATCCTCTCcagagcaagaagaagaagaaccccCTCCCATTTCTAGTCTTGAAGGTGAAGTCTCTGGAGTTTCAAAGGGAGTGTTGTTTTCTCCTCCACTGTGCCTGGTGCTTGCTTCATCATTGTCATAAATGGGGTTAGAAATGTACACAAAATGCTctgcaccaccaccaccagcagCAGCTTTCTCATTACACTGAGCACCAGGACTGCTATTACCAGCTTGAATTTTGTCTTCTTGGGTTGGCTGCGGTGAAGtcacaaaagaaattgatgggGATGGGCTTGATATTATGACCCCAATATGACAGGGGGTTGTGTTTGGTAATATTTCTTGGTTTGGGACCGGGATGTCAAAAACCCGGTGAAGAAGGTGAGTATGGTGCTTCTTTGTTTCTGCGTTGTCTTGTTTGCAAGGAACTGATGGGAAAAGGAAGCTTCTTGGAGCACGAAGAACCCCTAGAAAGCTGCTGAGAGGAGGGCCAGCTGAGTGATCTTGAGGCTGTGATGAGGGCTGGTGAGAAGAGGTTGTGGTGGCTGCAGAGTCGGCAGCATCAGCGGTGAGGTTTGGGCTGGAGGTGTCGGTTTTGAGCTGACGCCGGCGAAGTAGGAGGGAACAGTAGAGCTCAGCTAGCAGCACCAAGATTAAGCCCAACACTATGGCAAGGCTCACCACCATTACCAGTGTGGCCCCCATTATCACCTTGGATGTGCccttcatctctctctgttCTCTCTGTTCTCTCTGTTTCTGTTAGACTGGAGCGTGAGGCAGTAAAAGGGTCCTGTGTTATATTGGAGGGTGAGAAGCTTTTTTTGGCGGGAAACAGTACGTTACCTTTGACAAGGAAAGGGCATGGGATGCGAATCTAGAAAGGGCAAAAGGCATGGGGAATGTCAAGGCTTTTCCTTCTGACAGTGAAGGTCATAACAGTAATTTGGGCGGTGGTACTAAGTTTAACACCATTATTACAATATATGAACCTATTTGACAGTTACCTTCGAATCCCATGACAATCGGCAAACACCAagtataattacaaatttacctcTTTGTCCTGGAGTGCAGAGGAAATTACCATTCTATAAtcactaaaagaaagaaaaattgattTATGACAATGGAGCTGTTATACATCATACAACAACAAAGCATTCTCAATCTCAATTTTCAAGTCCCTGTCAGATTCTAGTATCTCTATCAATTGAAGCAGCAGACACTGTTACAACTTTTACAATGATGATTCAGCCGATGATTTACAATGATGATGATTCAGCCGATGATTTACAATGATGATTCAGCAGATTCAGTAAAGAGAGTGAGGTAAAAGACCAATCCTGGGGTGCGACAGTGCCACTCAACTATAGCAATCGATATTAGTCGTGTTAACTTTCTTCAAGACAACACAATAGCCACTCAGTGAAACACAAGCAACAAGATAACAATGGTTACCACCATCTAGCTGATTTTGAATTCTGATTGCTTTACCCGCTACCTTCCTCTTAGTGCTGCAAATTGGGCAGCCAAATCCTCATAGTCTGGCAACTTGGGATGCACATGCCGAGCTGGGTTGGACCTATCTGGTTGAAAGGAAACCGCCCGAGCATATACTTTGGCTGCCTCTGATGGACCACTATGTTTATTAGGAAGGGAAACCGATCTTGCTGGGGTTGCCATTTCTGACTCATCTCTGCTTTCGTGCCTTGGGGATTCACCAACACCAGCGCCTCCATGATGTGGATGACGACTTTTTGACTTTCTTCTTGACATTTCTGGTTCAAAGTTGGATGGCTTTTTACTGTAATGAATCAGCAGTTCATCGATtctcctctcttcttcatctttcttACCGTGCTCATCATCAAACAACAGTTGCAGGCCTCGTCTTGTCTCATCCCTTCTCCTGCTTCTGGATTTTTTCATTGCTACTTCTGCATCTTCGTTGTTTCCGGCATCATTGTGAGAGGAACGTGATCTTGAGTGTCTCCTCCTAGCTGATCTTGGTTTTGGTATGTGGTTGCTAGATGCATCATCCCGATGACCGTGATCCTTCTCAAGATCATGATTATTAACCTTTGCAGGAGCACGCCTCTCACCCTCATCATCAGATCCTGGTTGTGCTCCTCCCAGTATACTATCAACAAACGCTATGTTATACGCTACAGGATCCTTAGTGATGCCATCATTGCCAGAACTACGATGTGAAGAACCTAAAGTGGTTTCGTGTTTTCTACCTTTCGCTTTGACATTAGGTTTCATATATGGAGGAGGGATGCCATAATTCTTCACTTtaggtttttcttcttctttacttGCTAATCTTGCATCATTGTGTTGGCCGCCATAATTGTCATCAGCAAATGAGCCTTTACCATTGCTTTTCACATGCGATCCAGCAACATTTGGCTTTACACGAGGTAAAGCTTCATGGCAGTCTCTTTTAGGAACATTGTTCTCCCTACCATGATGCCTTTCCTGTCCTTTTGCCTGAGATGAACTGCCCAATCCAACTGACTTTGGGGGAGCATCCTCCTTTCCATTCCATGCTTCATATTTGTGAGAAACAACTTCTTGCCTTTCCTGGAACAAAATTCCATGCCCATTTTTTTCCACAACCGTATCTTCCCTGCCACTGAGAGACTTGTATTCTTTTCCAACGAGTCTATGCCTTGTCTGATGATTGTGCTCATCCATCTTCAACACAGTACCGTCCTTGTCATTGTGTAATTTGTGGGCATCAAGCCTCCTTTCTGTAGGCAAAGTATTATGCTTATCTCCTTTTGGTACTGCAGATGCCCCATTAGACAATTTGCCTTTATTATCAGGAACATGGGAAGATCCGTAAGTTTTTGGCTTTTCCTGCAAGATCCCAATTTTCAAGTGACTTCAAATTTTGAGAAAGCAATGCTTTTGACTAAGGATTTTTTATTCTATCTATTACAGGTGTTAACACAGTAGGTGGACATACCTGTATAAATGCAGGAGGTTTAGACATCCTCTGTTCAAAGGCCTTGGAGTCCCACTTTATTGAGAATTCCAATGCTATGTCTTTCATTAACTGAACCTTCTTCTCCAATGTAGGAGGCTTTGAAGCTAAGTTCTCAACAAACTATGAATAAAAATTCAGTTGGTTAGTTTTAAAGCAGTTACGGATTCACACAGTTCTATTATGAGCAGGTCAATAAACAGTTACCTTTTGATTCACAAAATACTCCAGAGAATTCTCGTATCTCTCTTGAAATAGTTGCCTAAGGTCACGCAATTCTGGTAAATCAGAAAACCTTGCTGCAGCAGACATCAGTGATGATACAGGTTCCCGACATTCCTCAGGGCATTCGCTACAATGAAAATAATGCAGCAAGGAAACATTGTATTgagtttgattttattgttcttaaaCTAATGCAATTTAAGGAAGGTTCAAGAAAGGTAATATCATTCCTTTTAGCAGGAATCCAAACCATTTGTTTGGATAACTTTGTAATGTATAATATTAGAGGAACTACGTTAGATTAACAGACATAATGGAGAAAGGACATTGAATCAGCTAACAACTTCAATCATTCGTGATGTGGTCAAAGGCAGAACCCTATACAAGTTGAATTCGGTGAGGGTTTGCAATCAAATTACAGTAGTCCACACATGGATAATGTTGTAACAGATTTTTACTCAAATCAAAATCTTCCCAACAGATATTCCCCAGCTAGAAGGATGCCAACCAAATCTACACCCATTTTTGCGGCTTCTAACACCATCAGCCATAAATTGTACACATGTGCATATCATATAATATGATAATTCACAAAGTTGAACATAACATGTATAGAAAAAGGTTATATTGTATAAGACTTCCAAATCCAAAGATGAAAGCAAGAGAAGATAAACAATGCTGCATCAGTAGGATTTGGCAAATTAAGTAAACTGGTGAGACTGATATCAAAAAGAGCATCATACAGTTGCATATGCTAAATAGATTAGAAAATCAAACGCTTGATATTGGCAGCAAACAATCTCTAGATGagcacaagaagaaaagaacaaggTATACCTTTGTTTCTGCATGACTGAAAGATGATTCAGCACCAAATCACAGCATCGCTCCACGAAATCATAACACGAAGAAAGTATCACCTCTGCTGTGAGTCCATCAGCCTGTATTTAACAAATATAACACTCTTCATTTAGGTGGACAAGatagacaaaaacaaaactagtCCATCAGCCTGCATAtccaattaataaataaaccttGTGCATTTGATTTAATCAAAAGATTATAATCCCCTCAAATAGCAAATGTcgcaaaaaaagaagaagaggaataTTGTTTTTTCTCGGCGACCAAACAGATTATAGAAAATACGGAATTGCAACTAAAATCACTCAACAAGAAAGCATCAATGAATCAAAAGCCAAAATACAAATTGTAAAGACAGAGCAATCAATCTCACCCTTCCAAAAGCATTAATATCAAGGCCATTGGCGAGTAGATCAGCGATATCTTTCCTCAAAAACTTCTGCGTGGCGTTCCTCTTCCTCCGTATCACATCGATCCGAGTTTTCGTCAATTTAATCAACGATTTactaccaaaacaaaagacatGCAGAAAATATGAAACATATCATAAGCACactattatttcaatttatgtaGATACATAGAGATGCAGATGAAATTGTATAAAGAGAGGGATCTGAGGGAAAACCATTTAGCGGCAAATCCACGGCCGAGCAGCCCGTCCAACATTTTTCAATCTCTTTCTTCAACTCAGTGAACACTGAGCACTCAGACTGAGAGAGCGGGCATTAGCGAAGCTGGAGCTTGAATAATAAGAacaagaaggaggaggaggaagatgaagaagaagaacgtctctttctctctttgtgAAGCCGCTTCCTTCAGTGGATCTCGGACATTTTTCAAACTCAGTTTGGCCACTAAACTGATGGgacagagaaaacttttctgACCATAAGGTCCCTGCTCTTTTACCTTTACGTAACGACGTTGACGCGGGTAACAACCGGTCATTTTAACGTTAGGGAGGGTATTTTGGGGAGATAGCGATGTTTTGGTGAGTGCGGCGGATGAGTCGGTCGCTAAGAGTCTGGTGGGGAGATCGTGGCCGTTGGATTTGAATACTTTTGAGGTCTCGTTGTGGAGAGGTGGGGGGTGAGAAGTCATCAAGTCAGGGTGGGTAAAGACGAGTGTCACAAGAGTTGATAAAATCTGCTGAGCTGGACCCAGAGAGGGTGGTGACCCTCTAAGTGCTTAGGTTTCGgtcatgttattatttttaataattattagtgtatttgtttatttattttattttatattgctTTCATGGGACAAcaatgaaattattatttttggtctaacagaaacaaaaattgataGGGGCCCAGAGCCGTTGATAACGGCCATACCAACCGTATTGATCATAATTTTGTCTgtaaatagaaaagaaaattgttcaTTATTAGTAGTGAGTGATCTTTTTTTATCCTAAATTCCTACAATTTTTAGACGTCTCTCTTCCATTTTCCTCCCTTGAAgaatcattttcattattgTGCTGCTGTAATAGGTTGCATAATCTAATAATGAAGAATGGATCTTATTCTTTAGGGTGTACCTCCTGATTTATTACGTTAACGAATTTTCAGTATACACGTATCATAATAATAGTCGTTTCTTAAACTATCATTTAAAGATTATatctgaaaaaaataaaaagtgctTGAATGTGGTATCTGTTTGATGTATCCAATATTGAAATGGTTGTTGCAAACAAATCCATCtgcaaagtcaaaaaaaaaaaagagcagtGTCATACATTCCATTTCCACATCTTGATGCCTGTAGCATAAACCTTTTGAAAATTCAGATAAGCATGCAATTTGCAATTggatcaagaaaataaaatgttctTTTACACTTTCTGTGTTGTTGTTGTCAGTTTTGGGTATAAATTAAGAGCAACCCACATGTTACTTCCATtaacaaatggaaaaaataaaaag
Above is a genomic segment from Prunus dulcis chromosome 7, ALMONDv2, whole genome shotgun sequence containing:
- the LOC117633635 gene encoding mucin-17; translation: MKGTSKVIMGATLVMVVSLAIVLGLILVLLAELYCSLLLRRRQLKTDTSSPNLTADAADSAATTTSSHQPSSQPQDHSAGPPLSSFLGVLRAPRSFLFPSVPCKQDNAETKKHHTHLLHRVFDIPVPNQEILPNTTPCHIGVIISSPSPSISFVTSPQPTQEDKIQAGNSSPGAQCNEKAAAGGGGAEHFVYISNPIYDNDEASTRHSGGENNTPFETPETSPSRLEMGGGSSSSCSGEDEVAQPTPSGPSSPTTTPPLTPMKKLPAEACSVPLRDARSLGTSGSDSNTNNGLSSSSSGSPCTSPSW
- the LOC117633621 gene encoding uncharacterized protein LOC117633621, with amino-acid sequence MLDGLLGRGFAAKCKSLIKLTKTRIDVIRRKRNATQKFLRKDIADLLANGLDINAFGRADGLTAEVILSSCYDFVERCCDLVLNHLSVMQKQSECPEECREPVSSLMSAAARFSDLPELRDLRQLFQERYENSLEYFVNQKFVENLASKPPTLEKKVQLMKDIALEFSIKWDSKAFEQRMSKPPAFIQEKPKTYGSSHVPDNKGKLSNGASAVPKGDKHNTLPTERRLDAHKLHNDKDGTVLKMDEHNHQTRHRLVGKEYKSLSGREDTVVEKNGHGILFQERQEVVSHKYEAWNGKEDAPPKSVGLGSSSQAKGQERHHGRENNVPKRDCHEALPRVKPNVAGSHVKSNGKGSFADDNYGGQHNDARLASKEEEKPKVKNYGIPPPYMKPNVKAKGRKHETTLGSSHRSSGNDGITKDPVAYNIAFVDSILGGAQPGSDDEGERRAPAKVNNHDLEKDHGHRDDASSNHIPKPRSARRRHSRSRSSHNDAGNNEDAEVAMKKSRSRRRDETRRGLQLLFDDEHGKKDEEERRIDELLIHYSKKPSNFEPEMSRRKSKSRHPHHGGAGVGESPRHESRDESEMATPARSVSLPNKHSGPSEAAKVYARAVSFQPDRSNPARHVHPKLPDYEDLAAQFAALRGR